A window of Adhaeribacter arboris genomic DNA:
CCGCCTAGTAAAATATTAATTTTAGAAATACCCAGGTGTTGCCGTAAAATTTCGTGAGCGGCCACCATATCGCGGATAGTAATATCCGGAAAAGATTGATAATACAAGGTACCGGTTGCCGGATTTTTCGAAAGCGGACCAGTAGTACCATAGCAAGAGCCTAAAATGTTGGCGCAGACAATAAAATGTTCTTCGGGATTAAACAGGAAACCTTGACCAAATAAACCTTTCCACCAGTCAAATACATCGGCATTGGCCGTAAGAGCATGACAAACCCAAATAACATTGTTTTTTTTGGCGTTTAACTTACCGTAAGTATGATAGGTAATCTGAAGCTGAGGTACTATTTTCCCACTTTCGAGTAAAAAAGGCTGCGGGCAATGTAAAATTTCCTGACTCATGCGTTGTATTATTTCCGCAAAGATACAAAAACCAAATTTACAGTCAGGAAATTCCACTCCCGCACAGTCTGCTCGCTAGTTAGACAACAACAATTATTGTTACCGCCGCTAAACAAAGGCAGTTTTTGATTAGTGTTTTTCTTCACGGATAATTATAAAGTAAAATACGTAGTAGTTTTCAGAGATTAATATTTTATTCAGACAAAGTTCTTACTTCTACTACCAGATAAAACAAATCTTAGCCGACTTTTTCTATTAACAGAAATAGCCGACTAAGAACAATTAGATTAAACAGATTCAATTATTTTCTCGGTAATCTCAGATTCGGGGCCATCCGACGGAATGGCATCGGAATCATCGGAACCACCGCCTTTGCCTATCAGAGCAAAAGCTTGCTCAAAGTCGGCTTTAATATCGTCGATGTGTTCGATTCCTACGGAAACGCGCAGGAAAGTAGGGGAAACGCCAGCAGCCTTTTGTTCTTCATCGGATAACTGCTGATGGGTGGTTGCTGCGGGTTGAATAATCAGGGTTTTGGCATCGCCTACGTTTGCTAAGTGGCTGGTAAGTTTTAAACTATCAATAAACTTAGAAGCACTTTCTTTATCGCCTTTTATATTAAACGATAACACGCCGCCAAAACCTCTTTTTAAATATTTAGTGGCTAATTGGTAATAAGGACTGCTTGGTAAACCCGGATAATTTACGCTTTCCACTAATGGGTGTTCTTCCAGCCATTGTGCTAGTTCCAGCGCGTTTTGTACGTGGCGTTCTACGCGCAGCGACAAAGTTTCTAATCCTTGTAGCAATAAAAACGAGTTAAACGGACTAATGGCCGGACCAAAATCGCGCAGCCCTTCAACCCGGGCCCGAATGATAAACTGAATATTCCCGAACGGACCATGAGGGCCAAATACCTCGCCAAATACCAAGCCATGGTAACCTTCGGCCGGCTCCGAGAATTGCGGGTATTTACCATTGTTAAAATCGTATTTACCGCCATCTATAATTACCCCGCCTATGCTGGTACCGTGCCCACCAATCCACTTGGTAGCCGACTCAACCACAATATGTGCGCCGTGTTCTAAGGGCCGGAATAAATAACCACCCGCCCCAAAAGTATTATCCACGATTAAAGGTAAATTGTGTTTCTCGGCAACAGCAGCAATGGCTTCAAAATCCGGAATATTAAAGCCCGGATTACCAATTGTTTCCAAAAAAAGAGCTTTGGTTTTATCGTCAATTAATTTTTCAAAGCTCTCCGGATTGTCGCCATCCGCAAAACGGACTTCTACGCCGATGCGTTTAAAAGCTACTTTAAATTGATTGTAAGTACCACCGTATAAAAAAGAGGTGCTCACAAAATTATCGCCGGCTTGTAGAATATTATTTAAAGCAATAAACTGCGAAGCCTGGCCCGATGCAACGGCTAAAGCAGCAACCCCCCCTTCCAATGCGGCCATTCTTTTCTCAAACACATCGGTAGTGGGGTTCATAATCCGGGAATAAATATTACCGAATTCCTTAAGAGCGAACAAATTAGCGCCGTGCTCCGCACTATTAAATACGTAGGAAGTAGTTTGGTACAAAGGTACGGCGCGAGCGCCGGTAGTAGGGTCGGCTTCTTGGCCGGCATGTAATTGCAAAGTTTCAAATTTTAAGTTTTCAGCAGACATATGGTTGAGATTGAGATTAAAAAATACTATTAAAAATAGAACAGGCTAAAATCTGCGGTATTGCTCAATTAAAAACAAAATAGATAGAGAAAGAGCAAATGCGGAAGAAACAGGAACAGCTTAACAGTAATACCAGCTACTACAACAACCAAAAGGCGCGGTCCACGAGAAAATAGAAAGTACCGGGATAACAGCAGATTTGTGCGCACTAGCAGACCCGGAAGAATTTAAAGCGTATTTCATGTTAAATTAATTTATATTTCCCCAAGTCGGGATAGGATTTGGCACCTTTCAACAAAGGGTTGATGGTTGCCAGAGGGTCAGGGAGCCTATTCTCTCGCCTCTTCTTTATAAATCAATTCTGTTCAGGAACAGGGTTTGATGCTGCAAATTAAGCAGAGGATTTAGGATATTTCCAAATTTGCCTTCGTATTTTTATTCGTGTGAGGCAGAAGTAAAAGGCAATAATATGTACTTTATTCGAATACTTGCAAAGAAAAGATTTACCCATCTATGGGTAAAGTAATATTTTATATGAGTAATCCCGCCAGAGTAGCCGAAAGATAAGAAGCCAGAGTGCCACAGATAAGAGCCCGGAAACCTAACTTCGCTAAATCGGCCCGGCGCGAAGGAGCCAGTTCCCCGATACCGCCTACTTGAATAGCAATAGACGAAAAATTGGCAAAGCCGCAGAGAGCAAAACTGGTAATAAGTAGAGTTTTAGGTTGAAGGGTTTCTTTAATTTTAACTAAATCCAGGTAAGCTACAAATTCGTTTACTACCATTTTGGTGCCCATTAACGCTCCGGCAGTTTCTACATCTTTGGCGGGCACGCCCATGGCCCAGGCAAAAACCGCGAAAAGTTTACCCAGTAAAAAGTTTAAACTAAGGGTAGGTACTTGTATAAGCAAACCTAATTTATTAAGTAAAACATCCATTAAAGCAATTAAAGCAATAAACCCGATTAGCATGGCAACTACATTTAAACCTACTTTTAAGCCATCCGAGGCGCCGGCCGCAATAGCATCAATGATATTGGCGTGCGATTTTTTTACTTCGAGTTTTACGATGCCTTTCGTTTCGGATTGTTCAGTCTCCGGGTACACGATTTTAGCAATAACCAAAGCTCCCGGCGCGGCCATTAAACTGGCGGCCAGTAAATACGGGGCCGGTACGCCAAAAGAAATATAAGTTGCCATTACCCCGCCCGCAATACAAGCAAAAGAACCGGCCATAGAGGCCATTAATTCCGAATTAGTCATGCCTTTCAGGTAAGGTTTAATCATGATTTGAGCCTCTACCTGACCCACAAAGGCACTGGCTACATTGGATACTGCTTCGGCGCCGCTTACGCCCATCGCCCAATGCACTACCTTTGCCATACCGGATACTATTATTTGCATTAGTCCAATGTGGTAAGCAATATTCACCAGTACGGCCACAAAAATAATGGTAGGGATTACGTTAAAGAAAAAAATGTAATCGTTGCCCACGCCGAACGCTTTTGTTAATACCTCCCGGTTTACCAATGAGCCGAAAACAAAAGCAGAGCCTTGCTGAGCCAGACTCAGTAACTTTTCGATGCTGTGGCCTACGTAGCCAAACAGGGCTTTCCCTACTTCGGTTTTCAGGATAAAAACCGCCAGCCCAAATTGCAGTAATAAACCTACTCCTACCAGCCGGTAATTAATGGCTTTGCGGTTGTTGGAAAGTAAAAAAGCTAAACCTAAAATCAATACTATTCCAATCAGCCCCGTAAATCGCTCCATAAAAAGTTAAAAATGTAAATAAAAATAGTATCAGAATTTTATGATTTTGTTATCTCACCCGGCCGGTAATTCTACGCTGAACAGCTAAAGATAAATTAATTATCCAGATAAATACCTGGTTTTTACTTGCCCGAAAAAGTATCGTTTGAGTTAGATGAAACGAAAATCCGGCAAAAAGAAAAAGGCTTCAGGAAAATAACTGAAGCCTTTACAATAAATGAAAGACAATTTAGCTAGCTTGAGCGAGCCGGCGGTTTACTTCGTCCCAATTAATCAGGTTAAAGAAAGCGGCAATGTACTCGGGCCGCCGATTTTGGTATTTTAAATAATAGGCGTGTTCCCAAACATCTAATCCTAATAAAGGAAAGCCGCCGCAGTTATTCTCGGTATCCATCAGCGGATTGTCTTGGTTGGCAGTAGAGCAAATCTGTAAACTACCTCCATCCATCTGGCAAAGCCAGGCCCAACCAGAACCGAAACGGGTCGTAGCCGCTTTCGTAAATTCATCTTTAAATTTTTCGTAAGAGCCAAAGGCACTGGTAATAGCATCAGCAATTGGGCCCGTAGGCTCGCCACCCGCATTGGGGGCCAGAATAGTCCAGAACAAATTATGGTTATAATAGCCGCCGCCATTATTGCGAACTGCTGCCGGTGCTTTACTAATATTCTGCAGGATTTCTTCAATGGTTTTTCCTTCCAAATCAGTACCCTGGATAGCATTGTTCAGATTAGTAGTATAAGCCTGGTGATGCTTGGTATGGTGGATCTCCATGGTTTGACGATCAATGTTCGGCTCCAGGGCATCGTAGGCGTAAGGTAATTGAGGTAATTCGAAAGCCATAGTTTTATAGGTTTAAAGGTTAGATGATAGGGTATGTATATTGATTACACAAGCGGCCAAATATAGCCGCTAATTTCGTTTATTCAAAAAAAACTCCCGGAGCAGTTCGGCGCATTCTTGCGCCAGAATACCGCTTTCCATTTCCGTTTTAGGGTGCAAGAGAGTGCTCCCAAATCGTCGAAAACCGCGTTTTGGATCGGGGGTTGCAAATACCAGCCGCTTTAATTGCGCCCAATAACTTGCCCCCGCACACATTACGCAGGGTTCTACGGTTACGTACAGCGTGCATTCGTGTAAATATTTGTTGCCTAAATAATTTTCAGCGGCCGTAATAGCCAGTATTTCGGCGTGAGCGGTAACATCGTTTAACTTTTCCGTTTGATTATAGGCCCGGGCAATTATTTTATTCTGGCTTACTACTACTGCCCCAATCGGAAGTTCGCCTTCTTCTAAAGCGTACAGCGCTTGCTTGTAAGCTTCTTTCATGAAATGTTCGTCGCTGAATACCGAAAGCACTTAAAAATTGTATTTAATGATTAAAAATATAAGTAGTTGTTCGTTGTTCGCTTAATTTAATTTATAAGGCTCCGTAAGTTATCTCACCTGGTAGTCGAAACTACTTTCGTCGAAGTACTTAGAACCAATTAACTTTAACTGCCTTAGAGCCGATTTGTTCTATAATTTTCAGCTAATTTTTATAGAGCGCATTATTTTATTAGCCGTAACTTGCCACTCCGGTTTTAAGTTAGCCGGACAGTTAAAAGTAAAAATCAAGAGTTTATCGTTTTCGATCGTGTACTGCGCAATTGTGTATTTCTGGATAGGAGCTAATTTATTTTTTTTCTTGGCGTCATCTTTAACCGACGATACAAACTCAAAAACTAAAAATTCCCGTCCGTTTACGGTAGTTACTTCTTCCCGGATAAATTGTACCTCCGAATACATGCTCATAATAGCCGGCTTGTAAAATTTTTGTAGCAAGGGTAAATCTTTCTTAGCGAAAGTCGAAGGTTTTTCCGTTACTACTACATCAACAAAACCGTTTGCGCCGGTATAAGCGGCAATGGGTTTGCGTTGCGCCGGATACCGCGCAGCAATTAACTCGTCGGGCATAATCCCGAAATCTGCCGGCAAAGAGGTGGTAATATTTTTTGTAATCTTAACCGGTTTTAATTTACCTGGTCCAAAGCTGCATAATCCAAAAATGAATGCCAGAGAAAATAAAAAGTGTTTCATAAATAATCGCACAATGTGAAGGCAAAGGTTTGACGTATAGCCAACAGTTGTATTTATAACAAATAGGTTTTAAGGTTAGTTGCTTATGCGCAATCGCTTAAGTAAGAGCGGCTATATTACTTAAAATAAGGTTCTAAATTATTCTTTTTCTGGGTAAGATGTCGAATAATTAATCTAATAAGTACGTATTTATTCTGATTTTTTTAGCTTATCTGCGTAAATACTTAACATTTATCCGGTTTTAGGCAAATTTGTTAAAGAATAATTAAATTTATGTAGTTCTAATTCATTTCAAATGTTACCTTTGGCCTCTTACTAAAATAAGCTAAACTTTTTTCTTAAAAGACAGTACTTACAAACTTCTGATAAGCCATTTGTTTAGTCCAGAGTAGATAAAAAAGTAAATAAATTTTTCGGACGTGCAACTAAGTATGCATGGGGAGGGTCTTGACGTTGAAATCTTAAGTTTTATTTGCCGTTGATTACTATGAAAAAATTGAGTGCCAAACGAAAAAAAGAACTTTACAGTTTAAGCTCTTTGTTGTTTCATATTATTGCTTTCATCAGTTTACTTTTTATTTTAAACTACAACGCCGAGGAAAAAAAGGTAGCTAAGAAAGCAAATATCTATGCCTCCTCTCCGGAGTACGAACAGTATAAAGCCACTTCCGGCAGAATCGCTACTTTAAAATAACGGTAAGTACTAGTTGGTATCTTTCGTTAATTTTCAAAAAAATCGGTGTTCCTTCTTTTAAATAAGTTCTCCGGCATAGGCATAAAGGTTCTAATAAAACTTTATACCTATGCCCATTCAAAAATGCGTAAACCGGAAGTAAGCCCCCAACCAGAAAGTGTTCTTTATTCAAAGAAACGCAGATTACGTGTAAACTAACCTTCCAGGGGCTTTTAGTACCTGCTTTGCTCGTTGCGACAAGTGCCCGTTTTAGGTTAAGAGCTTTATACCTTGGCTTAGATCTGTAATTATTTACTGAACGTAAGTAACAAGTTCTTGCCCTAGGGTATCCAGCATTTATTTTTTGCCTTCCCGTACTGCAAGTAGTTTAGCCCTAATCTTACTCATTTAGCTTTTACAGCTTATTTTCGATTTTGTAAGTACTTCAACGAAATTAGTTTCGACTACTGTTTGAGGTAACTTACGGAGCCTCCTAAACGAATGAGTCGAACAACGAATAACCCACCACTACTTATTAAAAGCTAACCTTGGCTGAATTACTTATTTTTTATAAGTTTGCCCCCTTAACTTTTACAATTTATCCTTGCTGTTTTTTACTTAGTATGATTTGGTAAAAAACGGCTCGTTTATGTATTTAGAAGATTGTACCTTTTTATTTAAAATAGTATATGCTTAGAACCCATACTTGTGGCGAATTAAGATTAGAAAATGTAGGGCAGGCAGTTACCCTTACGGGTTGGGTACAACGTACCCGCGACAAAGGCGGGATGCTTTGGATTGATTTGCGCGACCGGTATGGCATTACGCAGTTAAAACTCGAAGAAGGAAGTACATCCGCCGAAACCATCCATCAAGCCCGTAACTTAGGTCGCGAATTTGTGATTAAAGCCACTGGTACCGTAATTGAGCGAATATCTAAAAACGATAAATTATCAACCGGCGACATTGAAATACAGTTGCAGGATTTAGCTGTTCTTAACCCGGCTAAGCTACCGCCTTTTTTAATTGAAGACGATACCGATGGCGGCGATGATTTGCGCATGAAATACCGTTACCTGGATTTACGGCGCAACAGCGTACGCAAAAACCTGGAACTACGCCACCGGATGATGCAGCAAACCCGAGCTTATCTGGATAGTTTGCAGTTTATTGAAGTAGAAACTCCGGTGCTGATTAAGTCAACGCCCGAAGGCGCGCGCGATTTTGTGGTGCCCAGCCGGATGAACCCGGGTGAGTTTTATGCTTTGCCGCAATCGCCGCAAACGTTTAAGCAATTGCTCATGGTATCGGGCTTCGATAAATATTTTCAGATTGTAAAATGTTTTCGCGACGAAGATTTACGGGCTGACCGCCAGCCTGAGTTTACGCAGATAGACTGTGAGCTTTCTTTTGTGAGCCAGGAAGATATTTTAAATACTTTTGAAGGCTTGGTAAAGCATCTGTTTAAAACCGTGCGAGGAATAAAAATATCTGAGTTGCCCCGCATGACTTACGCCGATGCCATGCAATATTACGGCAACGATAAACCCGATACGCGCTTTGACATGCGTTTTGTGGAGATGAATAGCTTCGTACAAAACAAAGGTTTTAAGGTTTTCGACGAAGCCGAACTTATAATTGGCATAAACGTTACCGGAGCCGCCTCTTATACCCGCAAGCAACTCGACGAACTAACCGAATTTGTAAAACGGCCGCAACTGGGAGCTACTGGTCTTATTTACGCCCGCGTAGAAGTGGATGGTACGGTAAAATCGTCGGTAGATAAATTTTTTAACCAGGAGAACTTGCAGCAATGGGTGCAGGCCTTTGCGGCTAAGCCCGGTGATTTATTGTTAGTAATTGCCGGCCCCGCCGATAAAACCCGCAAAGCTCTTTCGGAATTGCGCTTAGAAATGGGAGAACGCCTGGGTTTGCGCGACAAGAATACTTTTGCGCCCTTGTGGGTGCTGGATTTTCCGTTGCTGGAGTACAACGAAGAAGAAAAACGTTATTTTGCCATGCACCATCCGTTTACCTCGCCCAAGCAAGAAGATTTTAGCTTGTTGGAAACCAATCCGGGAGCCGTTCGGGCCAACGCGTACGATATGGTAATAAACGGGGTAGAAGTGGGAGGTGGCTCTATCCGGATACACGAGCGACCCTTACAGGAACGAATGTTTACATTATTAGGCTTTACGGAAGAAGAAGCCCGGGAGCAGTTTGGGTTTTTGTTAAATGCCTTTGAATTCGGAGCGCCGCCGCACGGGGGGATTGCCTTTGGTTTCGATCGTTTGTGTTCCTTGTTTGGCGGAGCCGACTCGATTCGCGATTTTATTGCCTTCCCGAAAAATAATTCCGGCCGCGATACCATGATTGATTCGCCGTCGCCCATTGCCGAAACCCAACTGAATGAGCTAAATATCCTGCTGAAAAAAAGCTAACGCACTTGTTGTTCTAATCAAAAAGCTGCATCTGCTAATGGGGTTTATATAACCTAAAGCAGATGCAGCTTTTTTGTTGACTGAACTTAGCTGATGATTACGTTTTTCTTTATAATTAAAGTAGTTGTACGGGACGGCTGATACTTTCTTCAAGGGAAATGAAAGTTTCGGTTCGTTGAATACCCGGAATTTTCTGGATTTTATCGGTTAATACGTTTTTCAGGTGCATGGTATCTTTGCAGATAAGTTTCGCAAACATGCTGTAAATACCCGTGGTATAATTTACGCTAATTACCTCTGGTATCCGACGGAGTTGCTCTAACACCTCGTTATACATAGAGCTTTTACGCAAGTAAATTCCCAAAAAAGCATTTACATCGTAGCCCAAATTACCATAATTTAACTTTAATTGGGTACCGGTTACGATTCCCATTTGTTCCATTTTTTTCATCCGGACGTGGACAGTACCACCCGAAACAAACACTTCTTTTCCTACATCTGCATACGCCATTTTAGCGTCTTCCATCAGCAGAGAGAGGATTTTCAGATCCGTATTGTCAATTTCTAAATTTTTGAGCATAAAATTCGCCGATTTTTGATTT
This region includes:
- a CDS encoding O-acetylhomoserine aminocarboxypropyltransferase/cysteine synthase family protein; its protein translation is MSAENLKFETLQLHAGQEADPTTGARAVPLYQTTSYVFNSAEHGANLFALKEFGNIYSRIMNPTTDVFEKRMAALEGGVAALAVASGQASQFIALNNILQAGDNFVSTSFLYGGTYNQFKVAFKRIGVEVRFADGDNPESFEKLIDDKTKALFLETIGNPGFNIPDFEAIAAVAEKHNLPLIVDNTFGAGGYLFRPLEHGAHIVVESATKWIGGHGTSIGGVIIDGGKYDFNNGKYPQFSEPAEGYHGLVFGEVFGPHGPFGNIQFIIRARVEGLRDFGPAISPFNSFLLLQGLETLSLRVERHVQNALELAQWLEEHPLVESVNYPGLPSSPYYQLATKYLKRGFGGVLSFNIKGDKESASKFIDSLKLTSHLANVGDAKTLIIQPAATTHQQLSDEEQKAAGVSPTFLRVSVGIEHIDDIKADFEQAFALIGKGGGSDDSDAIPSDGPESEITEKIIESV
- a CDS encoding NupC/NupG family nucleoside CNT transporter — protein: MERFTGLIGIVLILGLAFLLSNNRKAINYRLVGVGLLLQFGLAVFILKTEVGKALFGYVGHSIEKLLSLAQQGSAFVFGSLVNREVLTKAFGVGNDYIFFFNVIPTIIFVAVLVNIAYHIGLMQIIVSGMAKVVHWAMGVSGAEAVSNVASAFVGQVEAQIMIKPYLKGMTNSELMASMAGSFACIAGGVMATYISFGVPAPYLLAASLMAAPGALVIAKIVYPETEQSETKGIVKLEVKKSHANIIDAIAAGASDGLKVGLNVVAMLIGFIALIALMDVLLNKLGLLIQVPTLSLNFLLGKLFAVFAWAMGVPAKDVETAGALMGTKMVVNEFVAYLDLVKIKETLQPKTLLITSFALCGFANFSSIAIQVGGIGELAPSRRADLAKLGFRALICGTLASYLSATLAGLLI
- a CDS encoding superoxide dismutase, yielding MAFELPQLPYAYDALEPNIDRQTMEIHHTKHHQAYTTNLNNAIQGTDLEGKTIEEILQNISKAPAAVRNNGGGYYNHNLFWTILAPNAGGEPTGPIADAITSAFGSYEKFKDEFTKAATTRFGSGWAWLCQMDGGSLQICSTANQDNPLMDTENNCGGFPLLGLDVWEHAYYLKYQNRRPEYIAAFFNLINWDEVNRRLAQAS
- a CDS encoding nucleoside deaminase, translated to MLSVFSDEHFMKEAYKQALYALEEGELPIGAVVVSQNKIIARAYNQTEKLNDVTAHAEILAITAAENYLGNKYLHECTLYVTVEPCVMCAGASYWAQLKRLVFATPDPKRGFRRFGSTLLHPKTEMESGILAQECAELLREFFLNKRN
- the aspS gene encoding aspartate--tRNA ligase, with the protein product MLRTHTCGELRLENVGQAVTLTGWVQRTRDKGGMLWIDLRDRYGITQLKLEEGSTSAETIHQARNLGREFVIKATGTVIERISKNDKLSTGDIEIQLQDLAVLNPAKLPPFLIEDDTDGGDDLRMKYRYLDLRRNSVRKNLELRHRMMQQTRAYLDSLQFIEVETPVLIKSTPEGARDFVVPSRMNPGEFYALPQSPQTFKQLLMVSGFDKYFQIVKCFRDEDLRADRQPEFTQIDCELSFVSQEDILNTFEGLVKHLFKTVRGIKISELPRMTYADAMQYYGNDKPDTRFDMRFVEMNSFVQNKGFKVFDEAELIIGINVTGAASYTRKQLDELTEFVKRPQLGATGLIYARVEVDGTVKSSVDKFFNQENLQQWVQAFAAKPGDLLLVIAGPADKTRKALSELRLEMGERLGLRDKNTFAPLWVLDFPLLEYNEEEKRYFAMHHPFTSPKQEDFSLLETNPGAVRANAYDMVINGVEVGGGSIRIHERPLQERMFTLLGFTEEEAREQFGFLLNAFEFGAPPHGGIAFGFDRLCSLFGGADSIRDFIAFPKNNSGRDTMIDSPSPIAETQLNELNILLKKS
- a CDS encoding Lrp/AsnC ligand binding domain-containing protein is translated as MLKNLEIDNTDLKILSLLMEDAKMAYADVGKEVFVSGGTVHVRMKKMEQMGIVTGTQLKLNYGNLGYDVNAFLGIYLRKSSMYNEVLEQLRRIPEVISVNYTTGIYSMFAKLICKDTMHLKNVLTDKIQKIPGIQRTETFISLEESISRPVQLL